The DNA segment GGGCGGGCGCTGCGGAACGGCTCGGTCGTCGACGCCGTCGCCGCGGGCGTCGGCCTCTCGCCCGAGGAACGCAAGAGCCAGGGACTCATCCTCGAGGAGCCGATCTACCGGAACGTCACGCTCTCGAGCTTCGCACGCTTCGCGAAGGGCGGATGGCTCGACGAACGCGCCGAACGGCGGACCGCGCGCGAGCAGATCGACGCCCTCGAACTCCGGCCCGCCGACCCCGACCGCGAGACCATCACCCTCTCGGGCGGCAACCAGCAGAAGATCCTCCTCGCCCGCTGGCTCGTGCACGGCACGAACGTCCTCCTCCTCGACGAGCCCACGCGCGGCGTCGACGTCGGCGCCCGCGCCGAGATCTACGCCCTCATCCGCGAACTCGCCGCAGCCGGCAACGCCGTCGTCATCGTCTCGAGCGAGATCGAAGAGGTGCTCGGGCTCGCCGATACCGTCCTCGTGGTCGCCGAGGGCCGTATCGTCCGGACCGTGCCGGCATCGGCAATCGACGAGCACGGAGTGCTCGACCTCGTCATGAAGGGAACCGCCGCGTGAACGAGCAAAACACCCGCACCGAGACATCCGTCACCGCTGACGCGGCCCCGATCACGACGGGCTCCGTCGTCGTCGACCCGCGCGAGTCGCAGTCGGCGTTCCGCCGGTTCCTCGGCGGTCCGGTCGGACGCAACCTCGGGCTCATCGTCGCCCTGCTCGCGATCATCGCGGTCGGTGCGATCACGGCGGGCGACAACTTCCTCACGGTCAACACGTTCCTCACGATCGTGCGGCAGGCGTCGGTGTGGGGCGTCCTCGCGATCGGCATGACGTTCGTCATCATCGCCGGCGGCATCGACCTCTCGGTCGGCTCGGTGCTTGGCCTTGCATCGGTGGTCGCGACCCTCACGGTCGTGCAGGACCTCGCCGACGAGTCGACCTGGGTCATCCTGATCTTCATCCCGCTCCTCGTCGGACTCGCCGCAGGCGTGCTCAACGGCGTCATCATCGCCTACGGCAACGTCGTCGCGTTCATGGCCACCCTCGCGATGCTCGTCGCGGCCCGCGGCCTCGCAGAAGTACTCGCCCAACGCCGAACGCTCGTGCTCGGCTCGGGCCCGTTCAAGGAGCTCGTCACGAGCGACTTCCTCGGCATCGACATCCTCATCTGGATCTTCGCGATCGTCTCGGTCGCCGGCTGGATCCTGCTCAACCGCACGACGTTCGGGCGCCGCACCGTCGCGATCGGCGGCAACCGCGAGGCCGCGCGCCTCGCGGGCATCAACGTGAAGCGGCACACGATCTACCTCTACGGGCTCGCGGGACTCTCGGCGGGCATCGCGGCGATCCTCATCCTCGGCCGCACGACCGCCGGCTCCTCGACCAACGGACAGCTCTACGAGCTCGACGCGATCGCCGCGGTCGTCGTCGGCGGCACGCTGCTGACAGGCGGGCGCGGGACGATCGTCGGCACCGTGCTCGGCGTGCTCATCTTCTCGACGCTCACGAACGTGTTCGTCCAGAACAACCTCGACTCGTCCGTGCAGGCCATCGCGAAGGGCGTCATCATCGTCATCGCCGTGCTCCTGCAGCAGCGGTTCTCGGGGCGCACAGTGCGCGAGTGACGGCCCGTGTTAGCCTTCGTCGATCGTGATCCGTCGACCCGAGGAGGTGAGTCCCGTGAACGCAGTATCCGCACCGGGTGCTCCCTCGCCGCACACGATCGCGCGACTCCCGTAGTCGTGCAGGGAGCAACCCCTCCGCACTCGCGAAAGGCGACTCCCATGCACCTTCCCTCTTCTCCCACGCCCGCAGGCGGCCGCGCACTCGTGCTCGGCGGCGGCGGCTCGACCGGCAACGCCTGGCTCATCGGCGTCGTCGCCGGCCTGTTCGACGCGGGTCTCGATGTCACGGCACCGGATGTCACGGTCGGCACGTCGGCCGGGGCGACCGCCGCCGCCCAGCTCGCCGGCTCGAGCCCGGCTGAACTCTTCTCCGCGGCGACCGCGACGCCTCCCCCTCGTCCGAGCGGGTCGCCCTCACCCACCCGCGCACGCCCGGTCGTCGATCACCTCGAACGCCTGCGCGCGCTCATCGCCGGCTCCGCCGACCTTTCCGACTTCCGACGGAAGATCAGTGCTGCCGCGCTCGAGCACGACGACGACACGGATGCCTCGTGGTCGGCGCGGTGGCGCGGGACCGTCGCCGCGCGGTTCCCCGGCGCGGTCTGGCCCGAACGGAACATCCTCATCGCCGCCCTCGATGCCCGAACGGGCGAACCGGTCGTCTTCGACCGCACGAGCGGCGTGGATCTCGTCGACGCCGTCGCAGCGAGCACTTCCGGTGGCCGAATCGCCTACCGGATCGGCGACGGCGCCCACCTCGACGGCGGGTATCGGGCGAACGCCGAGAACGCCGACCTCGCCGCCGGTAGCGAGCGGGTGCTCGTGCTCTCTCCGCTCGGGGGAAGGTCGCTGCATCCCGAAGCCTGGCGCACGCACCTCGCGGCCCAGGTCGACGTGCTCAGGGCGAACGGAAGCCGGGTGGAGGTCGTCGTCCCCGAGCCCGACGCCGAGCACCTGTTCGGCGCGAACGCGATGAACCTCTCGCTGCGCCCGGCCGCCGCCCACGCCGGATACGAGCAGGGTGCCGCCCTCGCCGAGGTGCTCGCCGGGTTCTGGCGGTGACGACGGACGGCCGGTCGCGAGTCGCAACCGGCCGTCCGTGGTTGCTTCACATGCGTCGCTGCTCAGCGCGCGTCGGCGAACTCCCGCACGTTCGAGAACCGGAGCGCGCGGTTGACGGCCGACACGACCGCCTTGAGCGACGCCGTCGAGATGTCGGCGTCGATGCCCACGCCCCACAGGGTGCGTCCGTCGACCTGGCACTCGACGTATGCCGCGGCCTGGGCGTCGCCGCCCGCCGACAGGGCATGCTCGCTGTAGTCGAGCACGCGGACGTCGACGCCCTCGGCGGCGAGCACCGACAGGAACGCCGCGATGGGGCCGTTGCCCGACCCCGACGCCTCACGGCGCTCCGCGCCGTCGCGGAGGCCGACCTGCACGCGCACCTCGCCCGAGAGATCGCTCTCGGTGCGGAGGCTCAACAACTCGAAGCGGCCCCACTTCTCGTCGGGACGGTGCTCGGGCGCCGGCAGGTACTCGTCGGTGAAGATCGCCCAGATCTCGTCGCTCGTGACCTCGCCTCCCTCGGAGTCGGTCTTCTGCTGCACGACGCCCGAGAACTCGATCTGCAGGCGGCGCGGCAGGTCGAGCTTGCGGTCGTTCTTCAGCAGGTAGGCGACGCCGCCCTTGCCCGACTGCGAGTTGACGCGGATGACGGCCTCGTACGAACGGCCGAGGTCGCGCGGGTCGACGGGCAGGTACGGGACCGCCCACTCGAGGTCGTCGACGCTCTTCCCCTCGGCCTCGGCGCGGACGGCCATCGCCTCGAAGCCCTTCTTGATGGCGTCTTGGTGCGAACCCGAGAACGCCGTGTAGACGAGGTCGCCCGCCCACGGGCTGCGCTCGGGCACTGGCAGCTGGTTGCAGTACTCTGCCGTGCGCTTGACGTCGTCGATGTCACTGAAGTCGATCTGCGGGTCGATGCCCTGGGTGAACAGGTTGATGCCGAGCGCGACGAGGTCGACGTTGCCCGTGCGCTCGCCGTTGCCGAAGAGGCACCCCTCGATGCGGTCGGCGCCGGCCATGTAGCCGAGCTCTGCGGCGGCGATCGCCGTTCCGCGGTCGTTGTGGGGGTGGAGGGAGAGGATGACGTTCTCGCGGTGGGCGAGGTGGCGGGACATCCATTCGATCGAGTCGGCGTAGACGTTCGGCGTCGCCATCTCGACCGTCGCAGGCAGGTTGATGATGACCTTGCGCTCGGGCACCGGTTCGAAGATCTCGATGACCTGATTGCACACGTCGACCGCGAACTCGAGCTCGGTGCCCGTGTAGCTCTCGGGCGAATACTCGTAGTAGACGGCTGTGCCGGGCACGGTCGCCTCCATCTCACGGCACTTGCGGGCGCCGTGCAGGGCGATGTCGATGATGCCCTGCTTGTCGGTGCGGAACACGACCTCGCGCTGGAGCACGCTCGTCGAGTTGTAGAGGTGCACGATCGCCTGCTTGGCGCCCTGGATCGACTCGTAGGTGCGCTCGATGAGGTGGTCGCGCGCCTGCGTCAGCACCTGGATCGTGACGTCGTCGGGGATCGCGTCTTCTTCGATGAGACTGCGGACGAAGTCGAAGTCGGTCTGGCTCGCGCTCGGGAACCCCACCTCGATCTCCTTGTAGCCCATCTTCACGAGCAGGTCGAACATGATGCGCTTGCGCTCGGGGCTCATGGGGTCGATGAGGGCCTGGTTGCCGTCGCGCAGGTCGACGGCGCACCAGCGCGGGGCGACCTCGATGCGCTTGGAGGGCCACGTGCGGTCGGGCAGATCGACGCGCAACTGCTCGTGGTACGGCCGGTACCGGTGGATCGGCATGGCCGAGGGCTTCTGGGTGTTCTTCATTGGACGCTCTTCTCGCTTCTCTTCGGATTCAGCCGACGACGAACTCCGCAGCGAGGGAGGCCTTCGAACTAGGACTCGCTGCGGCAGCTAAGGAGAAGCAGGCCGTGAAGCACGAAGCAAGGCTAACACCGTCGCGCTGAGGTTCGAAACCAGCGCGATGAGGTGCTCGGATGCCTCGGGCGAACGGATCGGACGGACGCCTCCCCCGAAGCATCCGCCCGACCCGGTCTGTGCGGCGGTCGCGCCCTGAGCAGGCCGCTCAGTCGACTGCGAGCGCGACGACCGGC comes from the Agromyces protaetiae genome and includes:
- a CDS encoding ABC transporter permease codes for the protein MNEQNTRTETSVTADAAPITTGSVVVDPRESQSAFRRFLGGPVGRNLGLIVALLAIIAVGAITAGDNFLTVNTFLTIVRQASVWGVLAIGMTFVIIAGGIDLSVGSVLGLASVVATLTVVQDLADESTWVILIFIPLLVGLAAGVLNGVIIAYGNVVAFMATLAMLVAARGLAEVLAQRRTLVLGSGPFKELVTSDFLGIDILIWIFAIVSVAGWILLNRTTFGRRTVAIGGNREAARLAGINVKRHTIYLYGLAGLSAGIAAILILGRTTAGSSTNGQLYELDAIAAVVVGGTLLTGGRGTIVGTVLGVLIFSTLTNVFVQNNLDSSVQAIAKGVIIVIAVLLQQRFSGRTVRE
- a CDS encoding patatin-like phospholipase family protein, whose protein sequence is MHLPSSPTPAGGRALVLGGGGSTGNAWLIGVVAGLFDAGLDVTAPDVTVGTSAGATAAAQLAGSSPAELFSAATATPPPRPSGSPSPTRARPVVDHLERLRALIAGSADLSDFRRKISAAALEHDDDTDASWSARWRGTVAARFPGAVWPERNILIAALDARTGEPVVFDRTSGVDLVDAVAASTSGGRIAYRIGDGAHLDGGYRANAENADLAAGSERVLVLSPLGGRSLHPEAWRTHLAAQVDVLRANGSRVEVVVPEPDAEHLFGANAMNLSLRPAAAHAGYEQGAALAEVLAGFWR
- the leuA gene encoding 2-isopropylmalate synthase; this encodes MKNTQKPSAMPIHRYRPYHEQLRVDLPDRTWPSKRIEVAPRWCAVDLRDGNQALIDPMSPERKRIMFDLLVKMGYKEIEVGFPSASQTDFDFVRSLIEEDAIPDDVTIQVLTQARDHLIERTYESIQGAKQAIVHLYNSTSVLQREVVFRTDKQGIIDIALHGARKCREMEATVPGTAVYYEYSPESYTGTELEFAVDVCNQVIEIFEPVPERKVIINLPATVEMATPNVYADSIEWMSRHLAHRENVILSLHPHNDRGTAIAAAELGYMAGADRIEGCLFGNGERTGNVDLVALGINLFTQGIDPQIDFSDIDDVKRTAEYCNQLPVPERSPWAGDLVYTAFSGSHQDAIKKGFEAMAVRAEAEGKSVDDLEWAVPYLPVDPRDLGRSYEAVIRVNSQSGKGGVAYLLKNDRKLDLPRRLQIEFSGVVQQKTDSEGGEVTSDEIWAIFTDEYLPAPEHRPDEKWGRFELLSLRTESDLSGEVRVQVGLRDGAERREASGSGNGPIAAFLSVLAAEGVDVRVLDYSEHALSAGGDAQAAAYVECQVDGRTLWGVGIDADISTASLKAVVSAVNRALRFSNVREFADAR